The stretch of DNA GGGGCGCACCTTGCCGCGGAACACCCAGTAGGTCCAGGCGGTGTAGGTCAGCACGATGGGGATGACGAAGAGCATGCCGAGCAGCAGGAAGAGCTGAGATTCCGGCGCCGAGGCGGCGTCCCAGATCGTGTAGTCCGGCGGCACGATCACCGGCCACTTGCTGACCACCAGTCCCAGGTAGGTGAAGATGAACAGCCCCAGGGTGGCGATGAACGGCGGGCCCTCCCGGCGGGCCTTCACGGACCGCCACAGCCAGTACGCACAGGCCAGCGCCAGCACCGGGAAGACCCAGATCAGGTGCAGGTGGCCAAACCAGCGGTCCCGCACGGTCGCATCGACGAAGGGGGTCCAGAGGCTGATGACGCCGAAGACCACCAGCACCACCAGCAGCAGGCGCGGGGCCAGCCGGTAGGCCCAGTCCTGGAGGTGCCCCTCGGACTTCATGATCAGCCAGGTGGCGCCGAGCAGGGCGTAGCCCGCCATCAGCCCGAAGCCGGTCAGCACGCTGAACGGCGTCAGCCAGTCCAGCGGGCCACCCACGTAGACGAAGTCCTCGACGGCGAAGCCCTGGATGTAGGAGCCGACCACCGCGCCCTGGGCGAAGGCCGCCACCGCCGAGCCCCAGCTGAAGGCCCGGTTCCACCAGCGGCGGTTGCGATGGGACTTGAAGCGGAACTCGAAGGCGATGCCGCGGAAGATCAACCCGGCAAGCATCAGGAAGACGCCGATGTAGAGCGCGGGCAGGAACACCGAGTAGACCAGGGGGAAGGCCCCCAGAAGCCCTGCCCCACCCAGCACCAGCCAGGTCTCGTTGCCGTCCCACACCGGCGCCACCGAGTTCATCATCACGTCCCGGCTGACCTCGTCCGGGGCGAAGGGAAAGAGGATCCCGACGCCCAGGTCGAAGCCGTCCATCAACACGTACATGATGACGCCGAAGCCGATGATGGCGGCCCAGATCAGCGAGAGATCAAACAGTTCTTCCATGGTTCAGCTCCTGCCCGGCTGGTTGGAGGCGTCGTCGAAAGACACGTGGGCAGCGGACAGCGGCCGCTTGGGGCGCTCGACGGTGTCGTCATGGGGCGCCTCGGGCAGCATGCCCTGGCGCACCACCCGGGTGAGGTAGAGGATCCCGGCGTAGAAGACCACGGCATAGACCAGGCCGTAGCCGACCAGGGTGAACAGCGCCATGCCGCCCGTGAGCGATGGGGTCAACGCCTCGGCCTGGGTCATGTGGCCATACACCAGCCAGGGCGCGCGCCCGGTCTCGGTGACGAACCAGCCGGCCAGCACCGCCAGGAAGGGGGTCACCGTCATCACCCGCATCAGCTGCAGGTAGCCGCGATGCTCGTAGAGGCGTCCCTTGAAGCGCAGCCACAGCCCGGCGACTGC from Halomonas aestuarii encodes:
- the cydB gene encoding cytochrome d ubiquinol oxidase subunit II, with amino-acid sequence MEELFDLSLIWAAIIGFGVIMYVLMDGFDLGVGILFPFAPDEVSRDVMMNSVAPVWDGNETWLVLGGAGLLGAFPLVYSVFLPALYIGVFLMLAGLIFRGIAFEFRFKSHRNRRWWNRAFSWGSAVAAFAQGAVVGSYIQGFAVEDFVYVGGPLDWLTPFSVLTGFGLMAGYALLGATWLIMKSEGHLQDWAYRLAPRLLLVVLVVFGVISLWTPFVDATVRDRWFGHLHLIWVFPVLALACAYWLWRSVKARREGPPFIATLGLFIFTYLGLVVSKWPVIVPPDYTIWDAASAPESQLFLLLGMLFVIPIVLTYTAWTYWVFRGKVRPGEGYH